A genomic window from Solanum stenotomum isolate F172 chromosome 10, ASM1918654v1, whole genome shotgun sequence includes:
- the LOC125841297 gene encoding uncharacterized protein LOC125841297 translates to MYSISPFSHKIRAFCDNNSQISLMLSSNCTHSFPQRPLLSTSSPRFRVSTFSPKSLPTLSHRIRISEPHHRISTKRWKISCFRNEESSSGASNPESIDDVLHKELENPEIDKPSVEKRTWISRFREAADVVFKVIGKPWTVPWTAETILQVMLLWIVTFWFIGSWMIPFGAYMVGISKESLTFRGQALFSLLTDVTEGLAGILILQRCLSRFRPLPSDWFKFSLKGNWLFDVLLGCLMFPLVNRLSQFNLDLLPVLPSTPLTLSSVEQSILARDPVAMALYALVLVVCAPLWEEIVFRGFLLPSLTKYMPVWCSILMSSIAFALAHFNVQRMLPLIFLGVVMGVIYGRSRNLLPSILLHSLWNGFVFLDLMK, encoded by the exons ATGTATTCAATCTCTCCATTTTCTCACAAAATTAGAGCATTTTGTGATAATAATAGTCAGATTAGTCTCATGCTGAGCTCCAATTGTACTCACTCTTTTCCTCAACGCCCTCTTCTTTCTACTTCATCTCCTAGATTTAGGGTTTCAACATTTTCCCCCAAATCTTTGCCCACACTTTCACACAGAATCAGAATCTCCGAACCCCATCACAGGATTTCTACAAAG AGGTGGAAAATTTCATGCTTTAGGAATGAAGAATCGTCTTCAGGTGCCTCCAACCCTGAGTCTATTGATGACGTTTTACATAAGGAATTGGAGAACCCGGAAATCGATAAACCTAGTGTGGAGAAAAGAACCTGGATTTCGCGATTTAGAGAG GCTGCAGATGTAGTATTTAAGGTGATTGGAAAACCATGGACAGTCCCATGGACAGCTGAGACCATCCTTCAG GTTATGCTTCTTTGGATCGTCACATTTTGGTTCATAGGTTCTTGGATGATTCCCTTTGGAGCATATATGGTCGGTATCAGCAAAGAATCACTCACATTCAGAGGGCAGGCTCTATTCAGCCTTTTAACCGATGTAACTGAGGGTCTTGCTGGAATTCTAATTCTTCAACGCTGTCTATCCCGTTTTCGCCCCCTTCCATCAGACTGGTTCAAGTTTAGCCTAAAAGGTAACTGGCTATTCGACGTTCTTCTTGGATGTCTCATGTTCCCATTAGTGAACCGGCTATCACAGTTCAATCTCGACCTGTTGCCTGTTCTCCCTTCAACTCCCTTAACACTGTCTAGTGTCGAGCAGTCTATATTAGCACGTGATCCAGTGGCAATGGCGTTGTACGCGTTGGTACTTGTCGTGTGTGCCCCTCTCTGGGAGGAGATTGTATTTAGGGGATTCCTTCTCCCTTCATTGACAAAATACATGCCTGTATGGTGTTCAATTCTTATGAGTTCAATTGCCTTTGCTTTAGCACATTTTAATGTACAAAGGATGTTACCACTAATTTTTCTAGGAGTTGTAATGGGTGTAATATATGGACGTTCAAGAAATTTATTGCCATCCATCCTCTTGCATAGTTTGTGGAATGGCTTTGTATTCTTAgatttaatgaaataa
- the LOC125841292 gene encoding uncharacterized protein LOC125841292 — protein MDPRFRYVGFTVNPQLSAFKNLGKSIAVGEAGVGGSYCADTTLRLDSIGSSVPSIPAPKGIKRQWSSIGGSNDQPIGSSLSLRLGHSSSSSDSKGSSGAACTSMSSARENDEESSMDLDLDFSLHLGSERTSSSRKFAHPEAKKLAKGLAVDLELSLSSGAAESDVTTVHLLSTSPQSIMKAPQAMAGAFHTDEVSTAIHWKTSNIFHPLRTPQETEASYLLNQAATQIKLATVSPDLSSSIITNSKSSVTCTSGLTNQQQQQQQRSSSTKLCQFKGCVKGARGASGLCIAHGGGRRCQKPGCHKGAEGRTAFCKAHGGGRRCEFLGCTKSAEGRTDFCIAHGGGRRCSQEGCSRAARGKSGLCIRHGGGKRCQHEGCTKSAEGLSGLCISHGGGRRCQYPQCTKGAQGSTMFCKAHGGGKRCTFEGCNKGAEGSTAFCKGHGGGKRCSFQGNGLCPKSVHGGTLFCVAHGGGKRCAVSECTRSARGRTDFCVRHGGGKRCKVEGCGKSAQGSTDFCKAHGGGKRCSWGQPDSEFGQGDGLCNSFARGKTGLCASHGALVQDKRVHGGATLGTMVLDLEPNQSEKMKEIVNAEDICFDVTKMQSIGMTSGDDHHMKYLGFNQPNIPVAGSSSSVSEGRVHGGGLMALLAGGSGRTSNNSKEPVPASEPGSSFIVSKNWM, from the coding sequence ATGGATCCCAGATTCCGTTATGTGGGGTTTACTGTGAACCCTCAGTTAAGTGCATTCAAGAATCTGGGCAAATCCATCGCAGTTGGTGAAGCTGGAGTTGGAGGTAGTTATTGTGCTGATACCACCTTACGGCTTGATTCAATTGGCTCTTCAGTTCCATCCATCCCTGCCCCAAAAGGAATCAAACGACAATGGAGTTCAATTGGTGGATCTAACGATCAGCCAATTGGTTCATCTTTGTCTCTACGTTTAGGACATTCATCAAGTTCCTCGGATAGCAAGGGGAGCTCAGGCGCTGCATGCACTTCAATGTCTTCAGCaagagaaaatgatgaagagtCCTCGATGGACCTGGACTTGGACTTTAGTCTCCATCTTGGTAGTGAGAGGACTTCAAGCTCTAGAAAGTTTGCTCACCCTGAGGCCAAAAAACTTGCCAAAGGGCTTGCAGTTGATCTGGAACTTAGTCTCTCTAGTGGTGCTGCTGAATCTGATGTCACCACTGTGCATTTGCTCTCTACTTCACCACAAAGTATCATGAAGGCGCCACAGGCGATGGCTGGAGCTTTTCACACTGATGAAGTATCAACAGCTATACATTGGAAGACTAGCAACATTTTCCATCCATTACGAACTCCACAGGAAACTGAGGCTAGTTACTTATTGAACCAGGCTGCAACGCAAATCAAGCTAGCTACAGTCTCCCCCGATCTGTCGTCAAGTATAATCACAAATTCAAAGAGCTCAGTCACCTGTACTTCCGGGTTAACAAaccagcagcaacaacaacagcaGCGTAGCAGTAGTACTAAACTGTGTCAGTTTAAGGGATGCGTAAAAGGAGCAAGAGGTGCTTCTGGGCTTTGCATTGCCCACGGTGGGGGCCGCAGGTGTCAGAAACCAGGCTGCCACAAGGGAGCTGAGGGTCGGACTGCATTTTGCAAAGCCCATGGGGGTGGTCGTCGGTGTGAATTCCTAGGTTGTACAAAGAGCGCGGAAGGACGCACCGACTTTTGCATTGCACATGGGGGTGGACGTCGTTGCAGTCAAGAAGGATGCAGCCGCGCTGCCAGAGGGAAGTCTGGATTATGCATTCGGCATGGTGGGGGGAAGAGATGCCAGCATGAGGGCTGCACCAAAAGTGCAGAAGGACTCTCTGGCCTTTGCATTTCACATGGAGGTGGCCGGCGCTGTCAGTACCCCCAATGCACTAAAGGAGCCCAAGGAAGTACCATGTTTTGCAAGGCACACGGTGGTGGTAAGCGTTGTACCTTTGAAGGGTGCAATAAGGGGGCAGAGGGGAGCACAGCTTTCTGTAAGGGTCATGGTGGTGGGAAGAGATGTTCATTCCAAGGAAATGGGCTCTGCCCGAAGAGTGTTCATGGGGGGACACTCTTCTGCGTGGCCCATGGTGGTGGCAAGAGGTGTGCTGTGTCAGAGTGTACCAGGAGTGCAAGGGGAAGAACTGATTTTTGTGTACGCCATGGTGGTGGAAAAAGATGCAAAGTTGAAGGCTGTGGGAAAAGTGCTCAGGGAAGCACTGATTTCTGCAAAGCCCACGGTGGAGGGAAGAGATGCTCTTGGGGTCAGCCTGATTCTGAATTTGGCCAAGGTGATGGTCTCTGTAACTCATTTGCCAGAGGGAAGACTGGACTTTGTGCATCTCATGGTGCTCTCGTTCAAGACAAACGCGTCCACGGTGGTGCCACTCTTGGGACTATGGTCCTGGATCTAGAGCCAAACCAGTCTGAGAAAATGAAGGAGATTGTCAATGCGGAAGACATCTGTTTTGATGTCACGAAAATGCAGAGTATTGGTATGACCTCTGGCGATGACCATCACATGAAATATCTTGGATTTAACCAACCCAATATTCCAGTCGCAGGCAGCTCATCATCAGTTTCTGAAGGAAGGGTGCACGGAGGAGGTTTGATGGCATTGCTAGCAGGTGGTTCTGGCCGTACCTCAAACAACAGCAAGGAACCAGTTCCTGCATCTGAGCCAGGGAGTTCTTTCATAGTCTCTAAGAACTGGATGTAA